Within the Salvia hispanica cultivar TCC Black 2014 chromosome 4, UniMelb_Shisp_WGS_1.0, whole genome shotgun sequence genome, the region TATTTGAGGTAAATCATAATGATGGTAGCAATTCATCTGGTCATAAGCTGAGGgttaatgaaaatatatctAGTTGGGTCTGCAAAAACAAGCCTCTCTCCTCTTTATCCAGTTCAACAAATGCTTAAATGTCTCCACctataattcaattcaagATCTTAAGCCTCAGTTGCTTGCTTGAAATCTCTTAAGTCCAAAGTGCAGTGAGAGTTAGCCATTTTGACCTATTTATCAAtacttaatattttcaaatatatattgaaaattgaaattgaattggtTGCAATCTGTAAAAAAAGTGGCTTGTAATTTGTGATgtgatttaataatttagtatcATTGTGATTATCCTGGCAACTTTTTTCAATAGgtaacaataatatatttttttgttttagataATATAAGTACAATAGAATGTGGATTGAGGAATCCTGCATAAATATGCAACATGTGTCGCCATCCTAGACTCCTAGATACTCTGTTAGATGTGAGAATATAAATTCTCTGTGCAATAGTTTTTTAACCATCCTAGGTTTTTGTAAATTTCCTCGTGCTCACTAACAACTAGACACATCTACAGTTACATCAATTATTATACCTAAATGACCTCAAATTTTGTATCCATCTTTACTAATCACACCATAACTGCATCCAAAAGTTTCAGTTGACATAACTCTATCCATGAACTTCGTTATTCTTGATCTCACCCTAACACTAAATATTTGAAGTAACGTTAGACACCTTGAGTTTATGTGATTACATCTATTGTGATCTCTCTTCATGAGTATTTACCAACAATGTCCTACACTCCGTTATTGATGCCAATTTATTTGAAGAGTACGAACAGAACTCAAGACCTTCTCATacaatagtactactattcaaatttttttaaaaaggtgTCAACTGCCTTAGCTATTGGCTGTATTATTGAGCATGACTCCTATCAAAGAGTTGCCAAcaactttaaataaaattgagaaagagATCCCTCAAGAGAACCTAACAAATTGCAACATATTTCACCAACGAGAGTGTGAACAAGAGTCAAGATTAAAGTATCTCCAAGAGGACCTTCTTTTTAGATGTATGGATTCTATAATTTTCccaattaaaactaataatttaagaatCTATTGCAATTACCATAAGGTAAaccattttaagtttttactCAAAGCAGCACTGTGATATTTGAAACATAACAGTTCCAGCTATTTATTGAATCTTGAGGCAAAGACTCAAAGCAAGATTCAGAAACAAACCAAGTGGCAGATATTATACCAGGAAAATATCTCAAGTACTAAGGAGGAAATGTTACCTCTTCTATGCTTGTGCTGTGGTCAGTTGATAATTGCAATGCAGTCAAACCCATAGGTTGATGAACATGAGCTTCATTTACAGCTTTACTCTCCGTCTGACTGACAGAAGATAACTCTTCAACTATTCCCTCGCCATTGAACCCGTAATCACCAGAACCTTGCATTTCTGTATCACGGGTTACCCCTTCTGACTCGAACTGAGCTACAATGGCTCGACTGTCCCCAACATTCATCACATACACATCGTCATCCCTCATCAATGCAACCAACAAGCAAGAACCCATCAATGCAAGCTCAGGGTAGCGATCAAGAACCCTATCAGTCATATCTAAGTATCCCTGCTCTGTAACTTCAAGTGCTCTAGACATTGCACTTAATACTAGATCATGATCAACTAATCCTACCTTTCTTTTCCTACCAGTTCTACTACTTCTCCCAGTCTCAACAACCTCCCCATCACCAGCTACATTGCTCTCCCTCAAATCCTCAATTGCTTTATGCTTCCCCTCTGACCAAAACTTCCAGGGAAATAATTTGTTTCCCTCCTTCTCCTTATGCCTATTCAACAACCCATGCTTCAGTTTTGACAACAATAAAGACCTCCTACTCACTGCTGAACCTGCATCGTTCACACTCAATGCATCATCAACTGAAAAGGCAAATCTTTCAGAACCAGATAGATCAAGCCCATCCCCGGGATCATCCTCCACCAAACATTCCCATAACTTCCTCCTCCTAACTTCTATTTGCTCCCCTCCAAACATCACCTTCTTAACTAGTTTTGTTTCTACTTCGCCTTCTTTGCTTTCTGAGTCTTGTCGATCACCTATATTAACATCAGAAGGGTGAGAATTCCCAGTGAAATGTGCATTTTCTGAAGCTGCAACTGCATCCTCTGTGTCCCAAAACAAACCCTCTAATTCATTATACATGGCTTTGTACAAATGGCTCATGAGGAATTCCGGAGCATCAGGTCCGTTAAATCCATCATAAATTCCAACAAACAGCCAACCTAACTCCTCCGATACAACCACATGAACCCGGTCCTCACCTGCCTTACCCAATGCCCACTGCACATTGCCCTCACAGCCAGTCTGTGGCGTCTCTCTGCAGCTATCACTTACTGGTGGAGCATCCTTCCGCTGCCCTCCTCCACTAATGAAATTCCTTACAGGCACCACAGAGAAGTTGCGGTACAATGCATTGCGAATCCCCGAAatgctcttcttcttcctcttcttaaCATACATGCCCCCAAGTGGCGCCGAAAACGGCACACCCCCATTGCTGTCGCCAGAGAGAGCAGCGCCATCCAGCGGGCCAGAGAGGGCGCCGCGCTCGATCGGGCCAGACATGAAGAAAGCCCTCTCCAGCTGGCCCGAGGGCTGCTGCTCCCCGCCGCGCGGCACCCGCTGCAAGGGCAAGGCACTAAACGACGACGTACTCTCGAATCCATCCAGCAGAACATTGGGGGGCCCAGTTCCAGCTCCAGCTCCAGCTCCAGCTCCAGCTACAAAACCCTTGCTGCTGCCAAAATTATTCTGATAGCTTGCTTCACCGGCGGCATCAGTGCAGATGTCGTCGAGTTGGAGGACGGTTATGGGAGTAGCAGTGTTGGCGCTGACGGAGGCGCCGGAGATGGCCCGGAAGCCGGTCTCCGGGTAACCCGGCGGCTTAGAGGGGCGCGGATCGTCGAAGCGGAGGGAGTGTGAGGGAGATACGAAGCGATCGGAGTGAGTTGGGGAGATGAACCGCGCGGAGGAGCGCACGTAGCAGAAGGAGTGACCGAGGGTTTCGTCGTTGCCGCCGAAAATGGCATCCGGATCCGACCGATTCGGAGGTCCGGCGGCCGGATTGAAACAGGGGAACGCCTGCGAGAAGCCCGCCCCCATCACATCCCACGATTCATCCTAACCCCAGCCCCGAAGcagaaagggaaaaatttcCGAATAAATGAGGAGTATTTGTGAGAGAGAGCAGAGGGTTACCTAAAGgggaaaaattgaatttgttcgGCGGTGCGTTGCGTATCGAGTGGCTGATTTGACGGAATGCGGTTGATGAAAACGAAAGAGGGAAATGGGGGAAGGTAGAGAAGGTGGAGAAGGTGGAATTTAGCAGTGTTGGTAGTAGTAGGTGTTTCTCCTTTCGTTTTTCGAGAGGCGAGAGAGTCAGAGAGCTGAAGACTACAGTTAGGAAAGAGAAAGTGAGGAGAGAGAGACAGGGCAACTGGGTTCTAATCTCCTGTGTCTCTCCGTTTTCCAAATaatcaattactactactt harbors:
- the LOC125222468 gene encoding protein phosphatase 2C 29 gives rise to the protein MGAGFSQAFPCFNPAAGPPNRSDPDAIFGGNDETLGHSFCYVRSSARFISPTHSDRFVSPSHSLRFDDPRPSKPPGYPETGFRAISGASVSANTATPITVLQLDDICTDAAGEASYQNNFGSSKGFVAGAGAGAGAGTGPPNVLLDGFESTSSFSALPLQRVPRGGEQQPSGQLERAFFMSGPIERGALSGPLDGAALSGDSNGGVPFSAPLGGMYVKKRKKKSISGIRNALYRNFSVVPVRNFISGGGQRKDAPPVSDSCRETPQTGCEGNVQWALGKAGEDRVHVVVSEELGWLFVGIYDGFNGPDAPEFLMSHLYKAMYNELEGLFWDTEDAVAASENAHFTGNSHPSDVNIGDRQDSESKEGEVETKLVKKVMFGGEQIEVRRRKLWECLVEDDPGDGLDLSGSERFAFSVDDALSVNDAGSAVSRRSLLLSKLKHGLLNRHKEKEGNKLFPWKFWSEGKHKAIEDLRESNVAGDGEVVETGRSSRTGRKRKVGLVDHDLVLSAMSRALEVTEQGYLDMTDRVLDRYPELALMGSCLLVALMRDDDVYVMNVGDSRAIVAQFESEGVTRDTEMQGSGDYGFNGEGIVEELSSVSQTESKAVNEAHVHQPMGLTALQLSTDHSTSIEEEIIRIKNEHPDDSNCIVNDRVKGRLKVTRAFGAGFLKQHKWNDALLEMFRNDYIGTAPYISCSPSLRHHHLCPRDQFLVLSSDGLYQYFSNQEVVSHVQNFMERFPDGDPAQHLIEELLFRAARKAGMDFHELLDIPHGDRRKYHDDVTVMVVSLEGRIWKSSGKYL